A single region of the Tachyglossus aculeatus isolate mTacAcu1 chromosome X1, mTacAcu1.pri, whole genome shotgun sequence genome encodes:
- the DAZAP1 gene encoding DAZ-associated protein 1 isoform X8, which yields MTQRSRGPEVEVKRAEPRDSKSQPQGQPGTNQWGSRIVPNAANGWAGQPPPTWQQGYSPQGMWVPAGQAIGGYGPPPTGRGAPPPPPPFTSYIVSTPPGGFPPPQGFPQGYGTPPQFSFGYGPPPPPPDQFAPPGVPPPPATPGAAPLAFPPPPTQAAQDLSKPPTAQPDFPYSQYAGYGQDLSGFGQGFSDPSQQPPSYGGPTVPGSGGPPAGGSGFGRGQNHNVQGFHPYRR from the exons ATGACGCAGAGAAGCAGAGGCCCCGAG GTGGAGGTCAAACGGGCCGAACCTCGAGATAGTAAAAGCCAACCTCAAGGACAGCCGGGAACCAACCAGTGGGGAAGCAGGATTGTGCCAAATGCTGCTAATGGGTGGGCGGgtcagccccctcctacctggcaACAGGGTTACAGCCCACAAG gaatgtGGGTGCCAGCAGGACAAGCGATTG GTGGATACGGACCGCCTCCCACAGGAAGGGgagccccacctcctcccccaccttttaCCTCGTACATAGTGTCTACGCCACCAGGAGGATTTCCACCTCCACAGGGGTTCCCTCAGGGTTATGGCACCCCTCCTCAGTTTA GTTTTGGCTATGGGCCCCCACCGCCTCCACCAGATCAGTTTGCCCCTCCGGGAgtgcctcctccacctgctacTCCTGGGGCAGCACCACTAGCTTTCCCACCACCGCCAACTCAGGCAGCTCAGGACTTGAGTAAGCCTCCAACGGCCCAGCCAGATTTCCCTTATAGCCAGTATG cAGGTTACGGACAAGACTTGAGTGGCTTTGGACAGGGTTTCTCAGATCCCAGCCAGCAACCTCCCTCCTACGGAGGACCCACGGTACCAGGATCGGGTGGCCCACCTGCGGGAGGAAGTGGTTTTGGACGAGGACAGAACCATAACGTTCAAGGATTTCACCCTTATAGACGCTAG